A single genomic interval of Juglans regia cultivar Chandler chromosome 1, Walnut 2.0, whole genome shotgun sequence harbors:
- the LOC109009256 gene encoding probable RNA-dependent RNA polymerase 1, whose product MENIAMHFGNQVARDSFSVLWKQEDVFGNFDFKNGKLYLSFSVEYKFEISYENISKIELYRPHGQATQFLLIQLLGAPRIYVKDVSDGWVREVDFTPSSSIGQSYALCLELPKEMQLSEFQLDDFFHYKEIEDQFVLMEGSPYSSSSGLVPIVNPPTGIDLPYKILFKINSLIQHGRVPGPAIVDDLYRLVDPKRIKIQYIESALEKLFHLKDCCYEPVKWLQEQYKGYAKSTRFQTNPTNSLDYGLVYIRRVQVTPSKVYFCGPEVNLSNRVLRHYREDIDNFLRVSFVDEDLDKMRSIALSPRSSSENKDKRTRVYYRILSTLRNGIVIGDKKFEFLAYSSSQVRENSVWMFASRPGLTAGEIREWMGDFRDIRNVAKYGARLRQSFGSSRETVSVGIDEIEFIPDVEVKKGQVTYCFSDGIGKISAELAREVATKLGCSSVPSAFQIRYGGYKGVVAVDPTSSVKLSLRKKSMCKYKSHDTKLDVLAWSKFQPCFLNRQIVTLLSNLGVKDRAFQERQREAIDQLNAILTDPLRAQEALETMFSGEISKVLKEMLICGYKPDAEPFLSMMLQTFRASKLMDMRLKTRIFIPNGRALMGCMDETRTLEYGQVFLQVSRFSREQLSNQSSLMFSVSSSNPNNFICEGRVVVAKNPCLHPGDVRVLEAVNVPTLHHMVDCIVFPQKGKRPHPNECSGSDLDGDMYFVSWDCDLIPPRQVQPMEYTAAPTVEVDHDVTIEEVEEYFTDYIVNDKLGIIDNAHVVFADRERKKAMSPKCMELAMLHSIAVDFPKTGIVAEIPRYLRVKEYPDFMEKPNGKSYTSKSVIGKLFREVKDIASPTSPVESFTLELAKQHYDPEMEVDGFENYLSDAFKHKSDYDFKLGNMMEHYGIQTEAEILSGNVLKMSKHFDKKRDLDAVTFAVKSLRMEARNRFNEGIDADKGTDSAKAKAKAKASAWYHVTYHHTYFGRYNEGLNRTHFLSFAWCVYDQLVQIKKGKEAYDFLTTDIAGVSI is encoded by the exons atggaGAATATAGCGATGCACTTTGGAAATCAGGTTGCGAGGGACAGCTTTTCTGTGCTTTGGAAACAGGAAGATGTCTTTGGGAATTTTGATTTCAAAAACGGAAAATTGTACTTATCTTTTTCCGTAGAGTACAAGTTTGAAATCTCTTATGAGAACATTTCGAAGATTGAGCTATATCGTCCACATGGTCAAGCAACACAGTTTCTTCTCATTCAG TTACTTGGTGCTCCAAGGATATATGTGAAAGATGTATCTGATGGTTGGGTCAGAGAAGTTGATTTCACTCCATCTAGCTCCATTGGCCAATCTTATGCTCTATGTTTGGAGCTTCCAAAAGAGATGCAGCTTTCAGAATTTCAACTTGATGATTTTTTCcattataaagaaattgaagACCAATTTGTATTGATGGAAGGCTCTCCTTACTCATCCAGTTCAGGTCTTGTGCCCATTGTGAATCCACCAACAGGCATTGACCTACCATATAAAATCTTGTTCAAGATCAACTCTTTGATTCAGCATGGGCGTGTTCCTGGGCCAGCAATTGTTGACGATCTTTATAGGTTGGTCGATCCAAAGAGAATCAAAATCCAGTACATAGAAAGTGCCCTGGAAAAGCTTTTTCATTTAAAGGACTGCTGCTATGAACCTGTGAAATGGCTCCAGGAGCAGTACAAAGGATACGCAAAATCTACTCGATTTCAAACAAATCCTACTAATTCTTTAGATTATGGGCTGGTATATATACGCAGGGTTCAAGTTACTCCATCTAAAGTATACTTCTGTGGTCCAGAGGTGAATCTCTCCAACAGAGTCTTGCGCCATTATCGTGAAGATATTGATAATTTTCTGCGTGTTTCTTTTGTCGATGAGGACTTAGATAAAATGCGCTCAATAGCTTTATCTCCACGTTCATCATCTGAAAATAAGGACAAGCGAACAAGAGTTTATTACAGGATACTATCCACTCTCAGAAATGGAATAGTTATTGGGGATAAGAAGTTTGAGTTTCTTGCCTATTCATCCAGTCAGGTACGAGAAAATTCTGTTTGGATGTTTGCTTCAAGACCTGGCTTGACTGCAGGAGAGATTAGAGAATGGATGGGTGATTTTCGAGATATAAGGAATGTGGCAAAATATGGTGCAAGACTGCGTCAGTCTTTTGGCTCTTCCAGAGAAACTGTCAGCGTTGGCATAGATGAAATTGAATTCATTCCGGATGTAGAAGTTAAGAAGGGACAAGTCACGTATTGTTTCTCAGACGGCATAGGGAAGATATCTGCAGAATTGGCTCGCGAAGTGGCAACAAAGTTAGGCTGCAGCTCTGTTCCATCAGCATTTCAGATTCGATATGGTGGGTACAAAGGTGTTGTGGCTGTTGATCCGACATCATCGGTAAAGTTATCATTGAGAAAGAAGAGCATGTGTAAATACAAATCACATGACACAAAACTCGATGTTTTGGCATGGAGTAAGTTTCAGCCCTGTTTTCTTAATCGTCAGATAGTAACTCTTTTATCTAACCTAGGGGTTAAGGATCGAGCTTTTCAAGAAAGGCAAAGGGAGGCTATAGATCAATTGAATGCCATATTAACAGATCCTTTGAGAGCTCAGGAGGCACTGGAAACGATGTTCTCAGGAGAGATCTCAAAAGTTCTGAAGGAAATGCTTATATGTGGTTACAAACCAGATGCTGAGCCATTTCTTTCAATGATGCTTCAAACATTCCGTGCATCTAAGTTGATGGACATGCGGTTGAAAACAAGGATTTTTATTCCAAATGGAAGAGCTTTGATGGGATGCATGGACGAAACCAGGACATTGGAATATGGTCAAGTATTTCTACAAGTTTCTCGCTTTAGTAGGGAGCAGCTGAGTAACCAGTCATCTCTCATGTTTAGTGTCAGCAGTTCAAACCCAAATAACTTCATCTGTGAAGGTCGGGTGGTTGTTGCTAAAAACCCTTGTCTACACCCAGGAGATGTGAGAGTCCTCGAGGCTGTGAACGTGCCAACTCTACATCACATGGTGGATTGTATTGTTTTTCcacaaaagggaaaaag ACCACATCCAAATGAATGCTCGGGAAGTGATCTGGATGGAGATATGTACTTCGTCTCTTGGGATTGTGATCTTATTCCTCCTCGTCAAGTTCAACCTATGGAATATACTGCAGCACCAACTGTGGAAGTCGATCATGATGTTACAATAGAG GAAGTAGAAGAGTATTTCACAGACTACATAGTCAACGACAAGTTAGGAATCATCGATAATGCCCACGTCGTCTTTGCAGATAGGGAGCGCAAAAAAGCAATGAGCCCTAAATGTATGGAGCTCGCGATGCTACACTCAATTGCTGTTGACTTCCCAAAAACTGGTATTGTAGCCGAAATACCTCGTTATCTACGCGTCAAAGAGTATCCAGATTTCATGGAAAAGCCTAATGGAAAGAGCTACACATCAAAATCTGTTATCGGAAAGCTTTTTCGAGAAGTGAAAGATATTGCATCGCCCACGAGTCCTGTGGAATCCTTCACTTTGGAGTTAGCAAAACAACATTATGACCCAGAAATGGAAGTAGACGGCTTTGAGAACTACCTCAGCGATGCTTTCAAACACAAAAGTGACTATGATTTCAAGTTGGGGAATATGATGGAGCATTATGGAATCCAAACTGAAGCCGAGATTCTCAGTGGCAATGTTTTGAAAATGTCAAAACATTTTGATAAGAAGAGGGATCTGGATGCAGTTACATTTGCTGTAAAGTCGTTGAGAATGGAAGCCAGGAACAGGTTCAACGAGGGAATTGATGCAGACAAAGGTACTGATAgcgcaaaagcaaaagcaaaagcaaaagcatcGGCATGGTATCATGTCACATATCATCATACTTACTTTGGTCGCTACAACGAGGGATTGAATAGGACTCATTTCCTCAGTTTTGCATGGTGCGTCTATGACCAACTTGTGCAAATCAAGAAGGGTAAAGAAGCATATGATTTCTTGACAACTGACATCGCCGGAGTATCCATTTAG
- the LOC109010083 gene encoding glucan endo-1,3-beta-glucosidase 13 isoform X2, with protein MARGFRLIFASSLLLMLLDFCRGSTIGVCYGRNADDLPTPDKVAQLAQLHDIKYVRIYDSNIQVLKAFSNTGVELMIGISNFDLLPFSQFQSNADTWLKNSILPYYPATKITYITVGAEVTESPSNVSALVVPAMKNVLTALRKVGLHKRIKVSSTHSLGVLSRSFPPSAGAFNSSHAFFLKPMLEFLAENQSPFMIDIYPFYAYRDSPSNVSLDYALFESSSEVIDPNTGLLYTNMFDAQIDALYFALMALNFRTIKIMVTETGWPSKGSPKESAATPDNAQTFNTNLIRHVINNTGTPAKPGQELNVYIFSLFNENRKPGLESERNWGLFYPDQTSVYSLDFTGKGAAVMTTAANVTSSNVTTWCIASNKATEMDLQNALDWACGPGNVDCTAIQPSQPCYEPDNLVSHASFAFNNYYQQNGATDVACSFGGTGVKVDKNPSGINSLRVIGNLGDNQPDSSNRI; from the exons ATGGCCAGGGGATTCAGGCTTATCTTTGCGTCTTCACTTTTGCTCATGCTTTTAG ATTTCTGCAGGGGAAGCACGATTGGAGTTTGCTATGGAAGAAATGCCGATGACCTCCCCACACCTGATAAAGTGGCCCAGCTGGCTCAACTACATGATATTAAGTATGTGAGGATTTATGACTCCAATATCCAGGTTCTCAAGGCATTTTCGAACACCGGAGTTGAACTTATGATtggaatttcaaattttgatttattgCCATTCTCCCAGTTCCAATCCAATGCAGACACTTGGCTGAAGAACAGCATCCTTCCATACTATCCAGCCACAAAAATCACATACATAACTGTTGGTGCTGAAGTTACAGAAAGCCCCAGTAATGTCTCTGCCCTAGTAGTACCTGCCATGAAAAATGTCCTCACAGCTCTCAGAAAAGTTGGTTTGCACAAGAGGATCAAAGTTTCAAGTACCCATTCCCTTGGGGTTCTGTCCCGATCATTCCCACCCTCTGCAGGGGCTTTCAATAGCAGCCATGCTTTTTTCCTGAAGCCTATGCTGGAGTTTTTGGCTGAGAACCAGTCACCTTTCATGATAGATATTTACCCTTTCTATGCTTACAGAGACTCCCCCAGCAATGTGTCTCTAGACTATGCTCTGTTTGAATCATCCTCTGAAGTTATTGATCCAAACACTGGTTTGCTGTACACAAACATGTTTGATGCCCAGATAGATGCTCTTTATTTTGCACTGATGGCTCTGAATTTTAGAACAATTAAAATCATGGTCACTGAAACCGGTTGGCCTTCCAAAGGTTCTCCCAAGGAGTCAGCTGCTACTCCTGATAATGCTCAGACTTTTAATACTAATCTGATTCGGCATGTCATTAACAATACCGGCACTCCTGCAAAGCCCGGACAGGAGCTCAATGTTTATATCTTCTCTTTGTTCAATGAAAATAGGAAGCCTGGGTTGGAATCTGAGAGGAACTGGGGACTATTTTATCCAGACCAGACGAGTGTCTATAGCCTGGATTTCACTGGAAAAggtgctgcagtaatgactacAGCGGCAAATGTTACGAGTTCAAATGTAACAACATGGTGCATAGCTTCAAATAAGGCTACTGAAATGGACTTGCAGAATGCCTTAGACTGGGCATGTGGTCCTGGGAATGTGGACTGCACTGCTATTCAGCCTAGCCAACCTTGTTATGAACCCGATAATCTAGTCTCACATGCATCTTTCGCATTCAATAATTATTACCAGCAAAATGGGGCTACTGATGTTGCTTGCAGTTTTGGAGGGACAGGGGTTAAAGTTGATAAAAACCCAA GTGGCATAAACTCCTTGAGAGTTATTGGAAACTTAGGAGACAATCAACCAGATAGCTCTAATAGAATATGA
- the LOC109010083 gene encoding glucan endo-1,3-beta-glucosidase 13 isoform X1: protein MARGFRLIFASSLLLMLLDFCRGSTIGVCYGRNADDLPTPDKVAQLAQLHDIKYVRIYDSNIQVLKAFSNTGVELMIGISNFDLLPFSQFQSNADTWLKNSILPYYPATKITYITVGAEVTESPSNVSALVVPAMKNVLTALRKVGLHKRIKVSSTHSLGVLSRSFPPSAGAFNSSHAFFLKPMLEFLAENQSPFMIDIYPFYAYRDSPSNVSLDYALFESSSEVIDPNTGLLYTNMFDAQIDALYFALMALNFRTIKIMVTETGWPSKGSPKESAATPDNAQTFNTNLIRHVINNTGTPAKPGQELNVYIFSLFNENRKPGLESERNWGLFYPDQTSVYSLDFTGKGAAVMTTAANVTSSNVTTWCIASNKATEMDLQNALDWACGPGNVDCTAIQPSQPCYEPDNLVSHASFAFNNYYQQNGATDVACSFGGTGVKVDKNPSYDNCFYMTTGSNKTVASNTTAMSSTASYSTQKEVPTWVSSCLLVTFFSFLLNTGHTR from the exons ATGGCCAGGGGATTCAGGCTTATCTTTGCGTCTTCACTTTTGCTCATGCTTTTAG ATTTCTGCAGGGGAAGCACGATTGGAGTTTGCTATGGAAGAAATGCCGATGACCTCCCCACACCTGATAAAGTGGCCCAGCTGGCTCAACTACATGATATTAAGTATGTGAGGATTTATGACTCCAATATCCAGGTTCTCAAGGCATTTTCGAACACCGGAGTTGAACTTATGATtggaatttcaaattttgatttattgCCATTCTCCCAGTTCCAATCCAATGCAGACACTTGGCTGAAGAACAGCATCCTTCCATACTATCCAGCCACAAAAATCACATACATAACTGTTGGTGCTGAAGTTACAGAAAGCCCCAGTAATGTCTCTGCCCTAGTAGTACCTGCCATGAAAAATGTCCTCACAGCTCTCAGAAAAGTTGGTTTGCACAAGAGGATCAAAGTTTCAAGTACCCATTCCCTTGGGGTTCTGTCCCGATCATTCCCACCCTCTGCAGGGGCTTTCAATAGCAGCCATGCTTTTTTCCTGAAGCCTATGCTGGAGTTTTTGGCTGAGAACCAGTCACCTTTCATGATAGATATTTACCCTTTCTATGCTTACAGAGACTCCCCCAGCAATGTGTCTCTAGACTATGCTCTGTTTGAATCATCCTCTGAAGTTATTGATCCAAACACTGGTTTGCTGTACACAAACATGTTTGATGCCCAGATAGATGCTCTTTATTTTGCACTGATGGCTCTGAATTTTAGAACAATTAAAATCATGGTCACTGAAACCGGTTGGCCTTCCAAAGGTTCTCCCAAGGAGTCAGCTGCTACTCCTGATAATGCTCAGACTTTTAATACTAATCTGATTCGGCATGTCATTAACAATACCGGCACTCCTGCAAAGCCCGGACAGGAGCTCAATGTTTATATCTTCTCTTTGTTCAATGAAAATAGGAAGCCTGGGTTGGAATCTGAGAGGAACTGGGGACTATTTTATCCAGACCAGACGAGTGTCTATAGCCTGGATTTCACTGGAAAAggtgctgcagtaatgactacAGCGGCAAATGTTACGAGTTCAAATGTAACAACATGGTGCATAGCTTCAAATAAGGCTACTGAAATGGACTTGCAGAATGCCTTAGACTGGGCATGTGGTCCTGGGAATGTGGACTGCACTGCTATTCAGCCTAGCCAACCTTGTTATGAACCCGATAATCTAGTCTCACATGCATCTTTCGCATTCAATAATTATTACCAGCAAAATGGGGCTACTGATGTTGCTTGCAGTTTTGGAGGGACAGGGGTTAAAGTTGATAAAAACCCAA GCTATGATAATTGCTTTTATATGACCACTGG GAGCAACAAAACAGTAGCAAGTAATACAACAGCAATGTCTTCAACCGCTTCTTATTCTACACAGAAGGAAGTTCCCACATGGGTTTCTAGTTGTCTTCTCGTGACTTTCTTCTCATTCCTTTTGAACACCGGTCATACCCGATAA